CTCTTGGAGACGAACTCGCGGAGGGAGGCAATCTTCTCACGGATGCCGTCAGCCTCGGTCTTGTCGAGCTTCTCGGCGTACTCGTTGAGAGCGCGCTCGGTGTCGTTCAGGACAGAGTCGGCGCGGTTGGCGGCCTCGATGGCACCCTTGCGCTCCTTGTCGGCCTCGGCGTACTTCTCAGAGTCGTTGACCATCTGCTCAATCTCGGAGTCGGACAGACCGGAGCCGGAGGCAATGGTGATGGACTGGTCCTTGTTGGTGGACTTGTCCTTGGCACCGACGTGGACGATAGAGTCGGCGTCAATGTCGAAGGTGACCTCGATCTGGGGAACACCACGGTGGGCAGGGGGGATGCCAACCAGCTGGAAGTTGCCGAGGAGCTTGTTGTCACGGACGAGCTCACGCTCACCCTGGTAGACCTTGATCTCGACGGCGGTCTGGAAGTCGGCAGCGGTGGAGAAGGTCTGGGACTTCTTGGTGGGGATGGTGGTGTTGCGGTTGATGAGACGGGTGAAGACACCGCCAAGGGTCTCAATACCGAGGGAGAGGGGAGTAACgtcgaggagaaggaggtccTTGACCTCACCGGAGAGAACGGCACCCTGGATGGCGGCACCAATGGCGACAGCCTCATCGGGGTTGACGGACTTGGCCGGGTCACGGCCGAAGATGCTCTTGACGGACTCGGAAACCTTGGGCATGCGAGTCATACCACCAACGAGGATGACCTCCTGGATATCCTTGGCCTGGAGGTTGGCATCCTTGAGGGCCTTGCGCACGGGGTCGATGGTGCGGGTGATGAGGGGGTCCATCATCTTCTCGAGCTGAGCGCGAGTGAGCTTCTGGTTGATGTGCTTGGGACCGGAAGCGTCGGCAGTGATGAAGGGCAGGTTGATGTCGGTCTGGAGGGAGGAGGAAAGCTCAATCTTGGCCTTCTCGGCGGCCTCACGGATACGCTGGATGGCCATGCGGTCGTTGGACAAGTCAATGTTGGAGTCCTTCTTAAACTGCTGGACGAGGTGGCGGACGAGGTGGATGTCAAAGTCCTCACCACCCAAGTGGGTGTCACCGTTGGTAGACTTGACCTCGAAGACGCCGTTCTGGATCTCGAGGACGGAGATATCGAAAGTACCACCGCCAAGATCGTAGACGGCGACAACGcggtcctcctccttctcaagACCGTAGGCAAGGGCGGCGGCAGTGGGCTCGTTGACGACACGGAGGACGTTGAGGCCGGCAATCTGACCGGCATCCTTGGTGGCCTGACGCTGAGAATCGTTGAAGTAGGCAGGAACGGTGACGACGGCGTTCTTGACGGGCTTGGAGAGGTAGGCCTCGGCGGTCTCCTTCATCTTGTTGAGGACGAATCCACCAATCTGCGAGGGAGAGTACTTCTGGTCGCGAGCAGACACCCAGGCGTCGCCGTTGGTGTGCTGGACGATCTTGTAGGGAACCTCCTTGATGTCACGCTGAACCTCAGCGTCGGTGAACTTGCGGCCGATGAGACGCTTGGTGGCGAAGAGGGTGTTCTCGGGGTTGACGACGGCCTGGCGCTTGGCGGCGACACCGACGAGACGCTCACCATCCTGAGCAAAGGCGACTACGGAAGGCGTTGTGCGCGCACCTGTTGATGACTGTTAGCTTACTGGTGCATGGACGATAGATCAATGGACTGCTCACCCTCAGCGTTCTCGATAATCTTGGGAACCTTGCCCTCCATGATGGCGACGGCAGAGTTGGTGGTACCGAGATCGATACCGATCACGGCGCCGGTGACCTTGCCATCAGATGATGTTGACTCGTAGCGAGCGAACTTTGAGGCAAAGGGCTGGCGAGCGAAGCCGGCGGAGCGGGCGACGGAGCTGGTAGCTCTGGGAAGCTATTGCGCGTTAGCAAAAAACTCTGATGTATCGCGACAGGTGTCACTGGGAGCACAACTTACAGCTCTTGAGAAGCGTGCAGACATCATCTTGCCTGATTGTGTGTGGGTATAACAAAAGGGGATGGAGGGAAAAGAAGATGGCGCGCGGAAAGGAATGGAAAAGCGGTTATTATAGAGTACACAGTGGATGAATTGGGGGGAGGGAGGAGGTGGATGAGGATGCGAGGAAATGATGATGGCAAGGAGAGATCGAAATTTTTTGACCCGAAAAATGATGCGCGCCCCCGGTCATAGAAGCCGACCGAATCCCGCAAGGTCGGGACCCCGGCATCGGTTATTCCGACTTGCAGGCGCTCCACTGCTAGAAATTTGGGGCTTTCCAGGTCCCCAGCAGTGGGGGCGCGGTCGCACGTGACGGAAGAATGGCAGCCACCGCGCTGAAGCAACGGGATCGCCCGGCCATTGCAGGTAATGGACGTGGCGCTAGTGGACGTGTCACCGGCCAGGGACGGAGCTAGGGGGAGCTCGGCTGGAAATTTTTCGACCTGGAGATTGAGCTCTTTGCCGTCGAGGCACTGACGCGTTGATGTTGCTCATTCATCCCCTGGCACGCAGAGTTTTTGCGCCTCCGTCTTGCATGCCAGTGTCTTTGGACGGTTCATCCAACACATGGCCCTCACAATTGCACTCTTTTAGACACGAATTGCAATCCATCGTGTAACCGGCAAGCTGTTCCAGACTGTTTGGGAGTGCGACTTCTGCTCTGCACTTGAGTAACTGCGCAGAGAAAAGCTGGAGAGGTCCACCGGCAGCGCGGAAAGTACACCCGATCCAGCAGGCCCCGACGGCTGCGCTTCCGGTCCCGAAAAGTGGACCCGGCGGTGGGTCTGGATACCCCGAGGTCGGATCAAGACCTGGCGCAACGCAGCTTCCTGTTGTCTCTTCTCGGGTGTATCCAACGTGTCAGTCATAGTCCTCGGGTCCTGCTCGTATGGGTAATATCTTCCCCTTTTATCCGATGTGGCTTTCGGTACTTTGACCGCACAACGATTTGGAGGATTCTCAAGCCAGAGAATCAGCAGAACTCCAAACTGATTGGCGGTGGTGCTTTGGCGCCGGTTGGAGAATTCCGAAACCACAACATGGTAGATTACGTCTTGGGCATGCTGTAGCTCGTTATAAGCGATTTGGATCAAGAAAACTCTCAAAGACCCTGATGTTCATTTCAGAGATTGAAACTTGAGTCTCCTTGCCAGATCATCTACCAGTCGACTCTGCTGCTCAATGATTTGAGGCTGAAGTAACACAATACCGCGGTTCTCGTTGGCAAGTGTACGCCTACCCATCCGAGAGCCGTAGTGTTCGAGATTCTGGCTTCCTTTCCCGTCTCTGCGTTCCTCTCGAATCAAGTCCGACTGAGGCTAAGATGGCTGAGACCTGTTGGGACGTACCACCTAAGAACGAGTCCAGGTCACGGATCGTAACGAGGTCCACAACTGGCAAGATTTCCTGTTCGAATCGAGATGGGAATTCACGATTGGTGGATGAGGCTGTACGGTCATTTGCCGGCTTTTGATGGAGAAGCAAAGCCAACCTTACCATAGGTTGCGGTCGCATCGAGGTGGTTTGATACTAATTACTTGGGTGCACCAAGATGGCCCATTAAAGCGCTAGAAACCCCCGTCAAAATGGCGTCTTTGAgctaagaaaattaaccaaCAATTGGATTGGACGCCTGTCTAGACCCCGGACTACTTGCTGATGAGGTACCTGCCTAGTATCTTGCCCAAGGTGCCTAGGTAGGGGAGGTGGAAGACTCCGATAGGTAAGCAATGTGCCTCGTTGGGTAAGCAGCAGCCCAAGCTCCCGTCCCGAGGCACTGGCCTAGGGTACGTGCTGCAGAGGTACTCCCTGGTCGCCCCTTCTAAAGTGCCCAAGGTAGCTTACCACTGTATTCTGTGGCAGAGCGCCGCCAACCAACCAGGACGAAGGCGAAAAGCAGAACAGGCCCCTCCTGCCATACACGGACGTCATGCGGGAAGTTGCCTCTCGTCTCGCGCAATTCACATCGCATCGTCCCCAAACATCCGACACCCCGAACCATCCCACGGCTTCATCGGTCGCTGCGTGTTCACCGGCCTGTCGTCACTGCTATCGCTCAGCACGCGGGTGGGATTGATTGCACTGGCGACTCTGCTCCGATACGCGTGCCTCGGCACCTACATGTTTACTTTCCGACGGACGAACCCTCTGGCCACTGCATAAGCCATCATGGCTGTGAAAGATGGCGTGTCGTATGAACCCCAATACAATTGTTTCGACCATGCCAAACTGACTGTCGCAGATACTATCCGACAAACGACTTGATTTCCAAGAAGCCGCGGAAACACTACCGTATCCCTGTCCGATCTCAGTGCGTCTTCGTCCACTACCACGCGCGCACCGCATGCCTTGCCTCAAGTACTAACCACCTGCAGACACTGGCAACTACGATCGCTCATCAGCGCCGAGAAACGAAACCTCGTCTACTTCCCCGGAGGCGCTGGCAGCAACCATGTCCAGCGGCTCAACACGACGACCAAGGAGTGCGAGACGGTTAAGTTTCTCTCCTTTTCGCCGCGATGCCTAGTCGCTGAGAACGGCTGGGTGTGTTGCGGAGGAGAGACGGGCGAGTTCACGGCGATCCAGATGGACAGCACTAGCGATGACGATAATAATCTCCATTTGCAACTCAACTTGGAACCCGACGCAAGGTTACCCCTCGGCATGGGCACCGACTCCGAATCCCCTCGACCGCAAGATACCGTCTTTGGGCTCCTCAGCCAATCGCGGCGGCTGAATATGAGCAGCAGGCTGGACAAGAGCGTCATTGCCAAGAGCCAAAAGCTCGCGCGCGACCGCGTCAACTGCATAACCATGTGGTTTCCACCAGCAGCCGGCCCCATGCATCACGGAGCATACACAGAGTCCGCCGCCGTCCTGGCAAACAATGATAAGACGGTCGTTCTGGTCGGCTTGCGCGACTTTGATAACCAGGACAAGGTCGAGCCTCTGGATATAGTGACGTATCCCGACTACGTCAATCGAGCCATCATCTCGCCCGACGGCCGCCTCTTGTGCGCAATCCTCGACGACCCTTACTTGTACATTCACCATCGTACAGAGGCACCAATCGACGAAAACGGCCCATTTAGGAACGACGACAAGGTGGAGTACCGCTGGGAGCTGTGTGGCAAGATTCTGCTCAAGAGCCAGCGTCGCGACGACAGCTCCGACAGCAGAGGAAGTTTTGCGGCGTGTTTTTCCAACACGGGGGCATATCTCGCTGTCGGGACACAATATGGCACCATTTCGGTGTTTGACGTTGCGAGCCTGACTGATCCGGACGTTGCCGATCCGCTGCTGACATCCTTCACGTCGTCACGGCCGATGGCCGGGTCGGGCGCAGTCCGCGACATGGCTTTTTGTCCCGGGCCGTATGACCTCCTGGCTTGGACCGAAGACCGCGGCCACGTTGGTATCGCGGATCTAAGGAGCGGGTTTGTGCAGCGTCAAATTCTGGACATCAGCGCCACCGACGAGTACGACCAAATCCCCGTGCTGGATCGTGCCACGATTGACCCGCGGCTACTGGAGGGTCGCGGCGAACCGAACGATACTCTGTCGTCCATCCTGCCAGAGGCCAGCGAaagccggcggcggcgactgGACGGTCCAGGGCGCCAGCACCTAGCACTCACACCCGACGAGACGCGGGTGCTTGAGGCTCTGCAGGAGGACCGCCGACGGAGGGAGCAGAGGGACCGGATCGCGGCGCGCATGGCCGAGCAGACGTCTCAGCAATCATCGCCACAGTTCTTTGGCGGCATGCCTCCCATGGGTGGAAGAGGTGCCCGTATCGACCCCGAAACAATGGCACGCCCACGGCTGAATGCGCAGTGGGATATCCAAGCGCAAAGGGCACAGAGAATCGCGGCGCGCCGGGCGCTAGATCATGAGGCGGGCGAGCCCAGTAATGACTCCAATCAAAACGTGTCCAGGGCCATTGGCGACCTCCTCGGCAACATTCGCGATTCGAGAGAGCGGGCGCAGGAACGCATACGTACGGCCCAGCGTCTCATTCTGCAGTCCAACTCGGGCCGGGACGGCACAATGGACTTGCAGTCCAGCTCCGACCGAGATCTCGGTCTGGCGGCTCCTCACCCACCGCGGCGTCCGGCAAGCACACACCCGAGTGAAGCGTTGGCGACAACACAGCGTGGCGGATCAAGCGGTCTGCGCAGCCTGACACCGGCGGGCAGTGGCTGGGCAGACCTGGAAGCGCTCTACACCATGTCGTTTGAGAGCAACATCCAGGATCTCCGGCAAGCCGTTCAGGACCGCAACAGGGAAATCCTGCCGCTCCTCAACAGTGTCAACATGCGTGAGATGGAGCGCGACCACGACCTTCTGCGGCAAGTGGAGCGCAATCAATTCCTGCGCCGACGGGCCGAGCAGCGAATGGCCGAGCGCGGCGTCCACGAAGCACCCCCCGAGCCCGACAACACGGCCGGTATCTCGTGGAGCGAGGATGGCAGAGTCTTGTGAGTTGGTCTTTTGGCGTGAAACTGAATGAAGCTGACCGACTAGGTACGTTGGTGCGGAAAACGGCATCTACGAGTTCCACGTCGACGTTCAAGGCCGCAAGTTCCAGCCCAGCTTGACGTTACGGTAGCGCGTGAGATATCCTTTGGCGTTTGGAATGACGGAGTTGACTGTACAGCCGAAAATGACACAGCTGCCCTGGGGGTAACGGCGTCGCGGAGTTTTGCATGATTTATGATTTGGGAAGGGACGACATCTACACACGCATTCTCTATGAAAAGTCTGCAGCGTCATTTCGGTGTTTACTGTAACATGTGGTTGGACCTTGTCTGATGCGCTCTGGTCCATTTTTCCCGTGTAGTACATGGCAGAGCATAGGATATTGTAGCGTTTCGATTTGGATCTGCGTCGGAGACACAGAATGAACAGCCCTATCACACTTTGCCCACTTCGTCCACAGTACCATGCTATCGTGCCATTACCCGTACACAATCTCATCCACCCGCTCCGCAATCGCCAAGCAGCTCGTCAGGCCGGGACTCTCGATGCCCAGCAGGTTCACCCACCCCTCGTACCCGTCCTCCTTGCGGACGATAAAGTCGTGGAACCCGCTGCCGTCGGCGACGGCCTGCTTCCGCCCCAGCTTGGGCCGAATCCCCGCGTAATCCGGCACCAGGGCACCGGCATCGAGACCAGgcaagtactttttaatcgCCTCCACGGCCTCGGGCAGCCGCGCGGAGTTGACGGCCAGGTCGTCGGGCGAATCGACCCACTCCACGTCCGGCCCGAAGCGCACCCGGCCCGCGAGGTCGAGCGTCAGGTGCGTTCCCAGTCCGCCGGCGCCGGGTTCGGGGGCCGGGTAGATGAGTCTCTTGACTTTGGGGGCGGGTTTGCTGCCGCCAGAGTAGGAGAAGTAGTTTCCCTTTGCGTAGAACATTTCCCTGCGTCGGGACGGGGGAACGACCATGTTGTGCACGTCCACGGCGCCTAACCCGGCAGCGTTGACGAGCACCTCCGCCGTGACGGCGCTCGTCTCCCCCGTCGACGGATCGCGCACGCTGACCTCCCACCCCCGGCTTCCTTTTCGTCCTAGGGGACGCACGCCCACGACGTGAGAATTCAAGGCGACGACACCCCCCGCGTCCTCGAACAACCCGTTCAAAGCAACCATCAAGCCATGCGAATCGACGATCCCCGTCGTAGGACTCTCCAGCACGCCAGCGAGCGCCCGCACCTCGGGCTCCTCCCTCctcgcctcctcctcgcccaCCCACCGCACAGGCACGCCAATCTCGTCCGTACAGAAATCGTGCACGCGCTGCAGCGCCTCCCGCTGGGCGTCGTTCTGCGCGACGATCCATTTCCCCGTGTTGGCGTGTCCCACGTGATGCTTTGCGCAGAAATCGTACAAGAGGTGCTTGCCGCGGACGCAGAGGGCTGTTTTGAGGGTGTTTGGCGGGTAGTATATCCCCGCGTGGATGACCTCGCTGTTGCGGGAGGACGTTTCGGTGCCGACGGCGGTGTGGCGTTCCAGTAGGAGGGTTGTGGTGTCCGGGCGGGTTGCGAGGCGGTGGGACGTTGCGAGGCCTactgcgccgccgccgatgacCTGGGCGTGTTAGTACAGTCGTTGTTTGAGATTCGGTGTTGTGGGGTTGTGAGTATGATATTGATGATGTTTGATATCGGGAAACTGAAGGGTCCGGGAAACTCACTACGTGGGTGAAATCGACGTCTCTGGCGGGGGAGGTTGAGAAGCCCCGACGAGACATCCGTGCGACTCCATTGAGGAGTCTCAGAGACGGCGGTCTCATTGACATGATTGACAGATGTGTTCAATCCGTCGTCACTCGGGGTTTTGAGACCGAGTTTGTAAGTGAGAAGATATCTATAAGTGAGTTTCCACTCTCCGATGACGCAAGAGGGATGTTGCAGGGGTCCCGGCTCCTATCTGCTGATAGTCAGGTACATACCTCCCAGTGGCCTTGAAGTGTGTAGCTATGTACCCTACTACTGAGTTGCAACGACATCTCAGTGTTGCCCGACGGTTGATACTACACTCATCACTCTCATGATAACTGTCACTTCATCGAATATCTCATGGTCAAATAAGTCATCAAAACGTGATCTCATCGATTAAAAGCATGTATGTAATGTAGGTCTTTCTCATGTGCACGCCGGCCCTTACCACCCGTCGTTAGTCG
This is a stretch of genomic DNA from Colletotrichum lupini chromosome 10, complete sequence. It encodes these proteins:
- a CDS encoding hsp70-like protein, translated to MMSARFSRALPRATSSVARSAGFARQPFASKFARYESTSSDGKVTGAVIGIDLGTTNSAVAIMEGKVPKIIENAEGARTTPSVVAFAQDGERLVGVAAKRQAVVNPENTLFATKRLIGRKFTDAEVQRDIKEVPYKIVQHTNGDAWVSARDQKYSPSQIGGFVLNKMKETAEAYLSKPVKNAVVTVPAYFNDSQRQATKDAGQIAGLNVLRVVNEPTAAALAYGLEKEEDRVVAVYDLGGGTFDISVLEIQNGVFEVKSTNGDTHLGGEDFDIHLVRHLVQQFKKDSNIDLSNDRMAIQRIREAAEKAKIELSSSLQTDINLPFITADASGPKHINQKLTRAQLEKMMDPLITRTIDPVRKALKDANLQAKDIQEVILVGGMTRMPKVSESVKSIFGRDPAKSVNPDEAVAIGAAIQGAVLSGEVKDLLLLDVTPLSLGIETLGGVFTRLINRNTTIPTKKSQTFSTAADFQTAVEIKVYQGERELVRDNKLLGNFQLVGIPPAHRGVPQIEVTFDIDADSIVHVGAKDKSTNKDQSITIASGSGLSDSEIEQMVNDSEKYAEADKERKGAIEAANRADSVLNDTERALNEYAEKLDKTEADGIREKIASLREFVSKSLAGEGNATAAEIKEKTDELQVASLNLFDKMHKARAESGEQPAQDANAENKDEKKP
- a CDS encoding FAD dependent oxidoreductase yields the protein MSMRPPSLRLLNGVARMSRRGFSTSPARDVDFTHVVIGGGAVGLATSHRLATRPDTTTLLLERHTAVGTETSSRNSEVIHAGIYYPPNTLKTALCVRGKHLLYDFCAKHHVGHANTGKWIVAQNDAQREALQRVHDFCTDEIGVPVRWVGEEEARREEPEVRALAGVLESPTTGIVDSHGLMVALNGLFEDAGGVVALNSHVVGVRPLGRKGSRGWEVSVRDPSTGETSAVTAEVLVNAAGLGAVDVHNMVVPPSRRREMFYAKGNYFSYSGGSKPAPKVKRLIYPAPEPGAGGLGTHLTLDLAGRVRFGPDVEWVDSPDDLAVNSARLPEAVEAIKKYLPGLDAGALVPDYAGIRPKLGRKQAVADGSGFHDFIVRKEDGYEGWVNLLGIESPGLTSCLAIAERVDEIVYG